DNA from Triticum aestivum cultivar Chinese Spring chromosome 7D, IWGSC CS RefSeq v2.1, whole genome shotgun sequence:
ATAACAGCGGGCGGTGCATGGCGACGCTACAGGCTTATGACATGATTGTTAAGGTGGTGGATCAGGAGATAAAACCAGTCGGAGACGGTTAGACGGCAATGCTCAACAACATGCGGGGCTTGCCAGTCTAACTATGAGATTGTTCATTGATTTGGGTAGATTACTCCTCTAGATCGATAGAGGTTTAATCTGTAGCGTGGGTGAAACTTGTCAGTGTCAGCATTTTCATGTCTCTCAATATATTCATGTAGTGCAATGGAGGAGTCCCCGGTCCCACTTGTCAGTGTCAGCATTTTCTATAGGGTACAGCTGGATCATTTTCTATAAGAAGGAGCAACGCGAGTCCGAAGCGGTAGAAGCACGGAGACGGAGGAGGGGAGCCAGGTCGCGGGCTTCCGTTGGGTCACCGCAATCGCTGGAGAGTGGTTGAGAGTTAAGAGAGAGCGACAGCGCATCTCGCCATCACCCATCAGAGACTTCCGCCATccccaaacccaaacccaaacccaaaccgaACCAGAAAATAATATCTCCGTCCGCCCAAGACTTCCAGCTCGGCGACCAAGCCCCCATGGTGGGATCGCAAGATCAAGAAAGGCGCCCCGCTTTACGCCCCCGCCGATGCCCTCCCGCCAGCCCCCGCTCCCCTCCCctgcccctctcttctccccccgcGGCCACGCCCACGCCCACGACCGCCAGCTCCGCCGCCTCCACTCCGCGGCCGTCGCCGCCTCGGCCGCCGCCGGCGCGCTCGTAGCCGTCGCCATGGCGCTGGCCCTCTTCCTGCTCTGGCTCCGCCGCAGGAGGGCGCGCCGAAAGGAGGCCAAGGAGGGGGCCGCGGCCGGGGCGCTGGAGCGGCTGTCGTACCGCAAGCTGCGGCGCGCCACGGGGGCCTTCGCGGCGGGGGGCAAGCTCGGGCAGGGCGGCTTCGGCCCCGTCTTCCGCGGCGCGCTCCCGCCCCcccgcggcgcgggcggcgggtgcGGCCGCCCCGTCGCCGTCAAGGTCATGGACGCCGCCGGGTCGCTCCAGGGCGAGCGCGAGTTCCACAACGAGATCGCCGTCGCCTCCCacatccgcgccgccgccgaaAAGGCCGCGTCTTCCCCCGGCGCCGCCGCGGACGACGGCGAGGGCAAGGCGTCGGccgcggcgtcggcgtcggcgtcggcgcgcGACTCCATACTGCTCCCGTTCGCCTACTCGATGCCGCGGCGGGGGGAGGGGCGGGCGCGCCGGATGATGCTGGTCTACGACCTCATGCCCGGCGGGTCCCTGCAGGACGCGCTGCTCGGCCGCCGCTGCCCCGAGCTGGTGGCCGGGTGGCCGCGCCGGCTCGCCGTGGCCCGCGACGTCGCCGCCGCGCTCCACTACCTCCACTGCGTGCTCAAGCCGCCCGTCGTGCACGGGGACGTCAAGCCCAGCAACGTCCTGCTCGACGCGGGACTCCGCGCCCGGCTCGCCGACTTCGGCCTCGCGCGCGTCAACTCCGACCCCGACCCGGACGACAAGCTGGAGAGCGGCGCGATTGCGGAGGGGACTGATGCGAATGAGAACGCTCTCGATGGGGGGTGCGACGATGACGTCTCTGTTGTGGCGGAGAGCACGGTCACCACGACGGTAGATGGGGAAGGGAACGTCGCCCCCAAGTCGCCGGAggttgacgacggcggcggcttcaCGTTGCCGTCGCCGGACGAGGCTGCATCCACCTCCGGGTTTGACCAGACCAGTCTCGACAGTGGTCTGAACAGCCGCAGCTGCAATGGCGTCGGTTCACGCACAGGTGGCGCGTCGGGGACCGGGAGCGACTGGTGGTGGCGGCAGGACAATGCCGGACCCAGCCATGGCGGCGTAAAGGATTATGTGATGGAGTGGATCAGATCGGAGATCAAGAAGGAGCGCCCCAAAAATGATTGGATTGCAGGGGCAGCTGCAACCAACCCGGGGACAGAGAGGAAGAAGCAAAAGCGCAGAGCACGTGAGTGGTGGCGCGAGGAGTACACCGATGAGCTTGCCAAGAAGCAGAAACGCAGGGCGCTTGCCAAATCGAGGAGCCAGCAAGCTGGGCTGCAATGGTGGGAGCGTGATATCGATGACGACTTGGATGGCAAGGGGCGGTCCAAGTGGAGTATGGTGAAGAGCTGGAGccgaagaagcagcagcagcgctAGCAATGGCAATGGCAGTGGCAATGTCAACGGGAGCATCAACTGGTGGGTCAATGGCGCAAGAAGCAGCCGTGATTGGGCAAGTGGGGACTTCGTGCCCAAGAGCGGCGGCGCGGTGAGCAGCACGCCGAGCATGCGTGGCACCGTGTGCTATGTGGCTCCGGAGTACGGTGGTGGCGGTCCTTTGTCCGAGAGATGCGACATCTATAGCTACGGTGTGCTGCTACTGGTTCTTATCTCTGGCCGCCGGCCATTGCAAGTGTCGGCCTCACCCATGTCGGAGTTCGAGAAGGCGAGCCTCATATCCTGGGCAAAGCACCTCGCACGCGTGAGCCGCCTGATCGATCTCGTCGACCCGGCGTTGAAAGATGTCAACCAGGAGGAGGCCCTGCTCTGCATCACCGTCGCGCTCCTCTGCATACAGAGGTCCCCTGCTCGCCGCCCATCAAGCGAAGAGCTGCTCCGGTTGCTCTCCGGCGAGGGAGAGCCGCCTCACCTCCCGCTAGAGTTCTCGCCGTCCCCACCCGGTGGGTTCCATTACAAGTCCCGGAAGAAAGTTCGGTGAGTTTGTTTTAGGTTCTTGCTTAGATGCAAAGGGTTCTGTTAACCACCTAACCTTGTGCCCTGAGATATGTTTATCGTTCCGTCCGGTACACGTTCTAGTCTACGCCTTTGTCACTTGCTAATAATTATGTATAAAAAGCTCTCCGTGGAGGAAAGAAAAAGGTGATGGCAAATCTGAATTGACATTTGACAAGAACTGTCTTGCACTCTACTCACATGCGCAATCATAGGCGCTTAGTCAGCATGATTTGGTACTAAATAGATGACCTGAGTTTGAGTAACCATGTGGTAGGGGATGTCTGCCTTTTGTGCCGGTGCTTCTTCAGGCATCACTTCTGGGTTAGAATTGTAGTGCTTTACAAGGGGGGCCTGGATCCTGGTGCTCTCCTGGGAAAAACCTCGTGTTGGGCTACTGTGGAGAGTCCATGGCCAACTTTTTATGATGGATCCAAGCTTTTGATGATCGTAtgtgcttttctgctcttttttgTATCCAAGTGGCACTGTCACTTTTCAGTGCCAAGTCCACTCTGCCCGGGTTGCAACTGCTGCTTTAGAATCTCAGAGTCAATCGGGCCATTATGCTCCCTTGAAAGGGCTTCATTAGACTGGATGCCTTACTCACCTGGTCTTGCCAAAGTGCTCCATTTTGACACACTGAACTGACATGTCAGTTGTCGTGAACTTGATGTTGGTAATCTTAGAGTAGAATCTGTGCGCTGTTTGGCGTGAGTGGTAGGAAGCCTGTCAAAATTGAGGCGATGGGAAGTCTGCATTATAGCGATTCAATAGCCCGTACTTTTTGCTTAAGAAAATGGCTTCATAAAGTACTATACCAACTGATAGCTAGCCACCTGCTTACTTGTACCTTTTTGTTCTTAATGCATGAAAGCTTAGCCTCCTTCTTTAAGTTACATACTGTATTATTTTTCACCCTATGATATAAGTCATGTGAGGATAGTACTGAAATGGACGAAATGGTTCAATCATCCAGTTATTTCACAAAATATCAGGGCATGTCTCCTGCCCGACTTCGGCCATTCTTAGTTTGGCACTCCCAAGTTTACTGGCCTACAAATTTAACTTACTCACCACAAAGAATTTTAGTTTACATGGATTCTGAACTCAACATCCCATGTAAATCCATAAAGACGAAAGATAGCAAAACCCCATCTATTTGATTATTTATAAATCAGGATCAGAGTGGTATAGAAGAAGAACAGGTATATACACGCATTTGTTCCTCTTCCTTTTGCGCGACCAGCATGCTCATGGTTAGTTGCCAACCCATCATATACATGTAATCAGGATAAGATAACCCTTGCCGGGGAGCAAGTAGCTGGAAGGTGGCCTTCCATAGATTTGAGAATGACCTTTTAGTTCCCAACTGCCAACATAAATTTAAGGGCAAATCTGTCTGGTGGTACCCATTCTTATGCACATCCACCCTGGATCTTCCCAGATTGCTTGCTCATTTGTTATTGCCCGACAGCGACACGGCACCTTATGAGGCGTCAGGTCAACAAGAGTGGACTTTTACCTCATTGGCACCTTATGAGGCACCGAAAGAAAGTTGGAATTTGGTGACTAACCATGTATGTTTTCAGCAACTAAACAAACATGTTGCGGCAGATCCTTTGAAGTGGCAATGTGTAAAGAATGTGGACACTGGTTGCGACGGCTTACAAGCAGGAAAACGGTATGTTGGCATTGCGTCGACGCTGCATATTGTTGCTTCAGTCTTTTTT
Protein-coding regions in this window:
- the LOC123165560 gene encoding receptor-like serine/threonine-protein kinase At2g45590, whose amino-acid sequence is MPSRQPPLPSPAPLFSPRGHAHAHDRQLRRLHSAAVAASAAAGALVAVAMALALFLLWLRRRRARRKEAKEGAAAGALERLSYRKLRRATGAFAAGGKLGQGGFGPVFRGALPPPRGAGGGCGRPVAVKVMDAAGSLQGEREFHNEIAVASHIRAAAEKAASSPGAAADDGEGKASAAASASASARDSILLPFAYSMPRRGEGRARRMMLVYDLMPGGSLQDALLGRRCPELVAGWPRRLAVARDVAAALHYLHCVLKPPVVHGDVKPSNVLLDAGLRARLADFGLARVNSDPDPDDKLESGAIAEGTDANENALDGGCDDDVSVVAESTVTTTVDGEGNVAPKSPEVDDGGGFTLPSPDEAASTSGFDQTSLDSGLNSRSCNGVGSRTGGASGTGSDWWWRQDNAGPSHGGVKDYVMEWIRSEIKKERPKNDWIAGAAATNPGTERKKQKRRAREWWREEYTDELAKKQKRRALAKSRSQQAGLQWWERDIDDDLDGKGRSKWSMVKSWSRRSSSSASNGNGSGNVNGSINWWVNGARSSRDWASGDFVPKSGGAVSSTPSMRGTVCYVAPEYGGGGPLSERCDIYSYGVLLLVLISGRRPLQVSASPMSEFEKASLISWAKHLARVSRLIDLVDPALKDVNQEEALLCITVALLCIQRSPARRPSSEELLRLLSGEGEPPHLPLEFSPSPPGGFHYKSRKKVR